From Coturnix japonica isolate 7356 chromosome 1, Coturnix japonica 2.1, whole genome shotgun sequence, the proteins below share one genomic window:
- the LOC107311079 gene encoding otogelin-like protein — translation MLQLVGLCLTSVLTAFLLICLMMFLFSLIIFFLLVLEKDDVCVFQEVTVLNPGQSVIQYLDGDLCYTVQCLQEKDQNTGYNAMHFTTVNCSQQCEAHQLYIPSSSHHSCCGTCQNVSCSFLSENGTQIVYEEGSTWISNCTNYTCTKTVLGAMIVGSGMVCPPFNDSECTKVCTWAEVSKNNSSVSMDTLERARMLHLFSLNLKKVVSKKM, via the exons ATGTTGCAGCTTGTAGGACTTTGCCTTACTTCTGTCctcacagcatttctgttaatttgcttgatgatgtttcttttttctctcataatatttttccttttggtgtTAGAGAAGGATGATGTGTGCGTCTTCCAGGAGGTAACTGTACTGAATCCTGGACAATCAGTGATTCAGTACTTGGATGGAGACCTTTGTTACACTGTGCAATGTTTACAAGAAAAAGACCAGAACACAGGATACAATGCCATGCATTTTACAACAGTGAACTGTTCCCAGCAATGTGAAGCA catcagCTGTATATTCCTTCCTCCAGTCACCATAGTTGCTGTGGTACCTGTCAGAATGTGTCCTGTTCTTTCCTTAGTGAGAATGGCACACAAATTGTGTATGAG GAAGGCAGCACGTGGATATCCAACTGCACAAACTACACGTGTACAAAGACTGTGTTGGGGGCTATGATAGTGGGCTCTGGCATGGTCTGCCCCCCTTTCAATGACTCTGAGTGCACAAAGGTTTGTACTTGGGCTGAGGTGAGTAAGAATAATTCATCTGTCAGTATGGACACGCTTGAAAGGGCACGCatgcttcatttgttttctttaaacctAAAAAAAGTGGTAAGTAAGAAGATGTAA